Proteins encoded together in one Rossellomorea sp. y25 window:
- the fusA gene encoding elongation factor G — MPREFSLENTRNIGIMAHIDAGKTTATERILFYTGRIHKIGETHEGASQMDWMEQEQERGITITSAATTAQWKGHRINIIDTPGHVDFTVEVERSLRVLDGAVAVLDAQSGVEPQTETVWRQATTYGVPRVVFVNKMDKIGADFLYSVGTLHERLQANAHPIQLPIGAEDDFEGIIDLVEMKAYFYEDDLGTRAEARDIPEEYKDQADEYRGKLIEAVSELDEELMMKYLEGEELTNDELKAAIRTATLTVEFYPVVCGSAFKNKGVQLLIDSVIDYLPAPTDVEDIKGFVPETEEEVTRPSSDEAPFSALAFKVATDPYVGKLTFFRVYSGVLESGSYVRNSSKGKRERVGRILQMHANSREEISKVYAGDIAAAVGLKDTSTGDTLCDEKSLVILESMVFPEPVISLSVEPKSKADQDKMTTALQKLQEEDPTFRAHTDQETGQVIIAGMGELHLDIIVDRMKREFKVEANVGAPQVSYRETFRDTAKVEGKFARQSGGRGQFGHVWIEFSPNEEGKGFEFENGIVGGVVPREYIPAVQAGLSDALENGVLAGFPLVDVKARLFDGSYHDVDSSEMAFKIAASMALKNAASKCKPVILEPMMKVEVVIPEEYLGDIMGDVTSRRGRVEGMEARGNAQVVKAFVPLSEMFGYATSLRSNTQGRGTYSMHFDHYEEVPKSISEEIIKKNKGE, encoded by the coding sequence ATGCCTAGAGAGTTCTCCTTAGAAAACACTCGTAATATCGGTATCATGGCTCACATCGATGCTGGTAAAACAACTGCAACTGAGCGTATCCTATTTTATACAGGTCGTATCCATAAAATTGGAGAAACTCACGAAGGTGCTTCTCAAATGGACTGGATGGAGCAAGAGCAAGAACGTGGTATCACTATCACTTCTGCTGCGACAACAGCTCAATGGAAAGGCCATCGTATTAACATCATCGATACACCGGGACACGTAGACTTCACTGTTGAAGTTGAGCGTTCATTACGTGTACTTGATGGTGCAGTAGCAGTACTTGATGCTCAATCTGGTGTTGAGCCTCAAACTGAAACAGTATGGCGCCAAGCAACAACTTACGGGGTTCCCCGTGTTGTGTTCGTTAACAAAATGGACAAAATCGGTGCTGACTTCCTTTATTCTGTTGGGACACTTCATGAACGTTTACAAGCGAATGCGCATCCTATTCAGCTTCCAATCGGTGCTGAGGATGACTTCGAAGGTATCATCGACTTAGTAGAAATGAAAGCTTACTTCTATGAAGATGACCTTGGAACGCGTGCAGAAGCTCGTGACATTCCTGAAGAGTACAAAGATCAAGCTGATGAATACCGCGGAAAGTTAATTGAAGCAGTATCTGAACTTGATGAAGAGCTTATGATGAAATACCTAGAAGGCGAAGAGCTTACAAATGATGAGCTTAAAGCGGCTATCCGTACAGCAACTCTAACTGTAGAGTTCTACCCGGTAGTTTGTGGATCTGCCTTCAAAAACAAAGGGGTTCAATTATTAATTGACTCAGTTATCGACTATCTTCCAGCGCCAACAGACGTTGAAGATATCAAAGGTTTTGTACCTGAAACAGAAGAAGAAGTAACTCGTCCATCTTCAGACGAAGCGCCATTCTCTGCTTTAGCGTTCAAAGTTGCAACTGACCCTTATGTTGGTAAGTTAACTTTCTTCCGTGTATACTCTGGTGTTCTTGAGTCAGGTTCATACGTAAGAAACTCTTCAAAAGGGAAACGTGAACGTGTGGGTCGTATCCTGCAAATGCACGCAAACTCCCGTGAAGAAATCTCTAAAGTATATGCTGGAGACATTGCAGCAGCAGTTGGTCTGAAAGATACATCTACTGGAGATACGCTATGTGATGAAAAGAGTCTAGTTATTCTTGAATCTATGGTATTCCCAGAGCCTGTTATCTCTCTATCTGTTGAGCCTAAATCAAAAGCCGACCAAGATAAAATGACTACTGCACTACAAAAACTTCAAGAGGAAGATCCAACATTCCGTGCGCATACTGACCAGGAAACAGGTCAAGTTATCATCGCGGGTATGGGTGAGCTTCACTTAGATATCATCGTTGACCGTATGAAACGTGAATTCAAAGTAGAAGCTAACGTAGGTGCTCCTCAAGTATCTTACCGTGAGACTTTCCGTGATACGGCTAAAGTTGAAGGTAAGTTCGCCCGTCAATCTGGTGGACGTGGACAATTCGGACACGTATGGATCGAATTCTCACCTAACGAAGAAGGTAAAGGATTCGAATTCGAGAACGGTATCGTCGGTGGTGTAGTTCCTCGTGAATACATCCCTGCAGTACAAGCCGGTCTATCTGACGCTTTAGAAAATGGTGTCTTAGCTGGTTTCCCACTAGTTGATGTTAAAGCAAGATTATTCGATGGTTCATACCATGATGTTGACTCCTCTGAAATGGCGTTTAAAATCGCTGCTTCTATGGCACTTAAGAATGCCGCTTCTAAATGTAAGCCGGTAATCTTAGAGCCAATGATGAAGGTTGAGGTTGTTATCCCTGAGGAATACCTTGGAGATATCATGGGTGATGTAACTTCTCGTCGTGGACGTGTAGAAGGTATGGAAGCACGCGGTAACGCTCAAGTCGTTAAAGCGTTCGTACCTCTATCAGAAATGTTTGGATATGCAACTTCCCTTCGTTCTAACACACAAGGACGTGGAACATACTCCATGCACTTCGATCACTATGAAGAAGTACCTAAATCGATTTCTGAAGAAATCATCAAAAAAAATAAAGGTGAATAA
- the tuf gene encoding elongation factor Tu: MGKEKFDRSKQHANIGTIGHVDHGKTTLTAAITTTLHKKYGRGTAMAYDQIDGAPEERERGITISTAHVEYETDTRHYAHVDCPGHADYVKNMITGAAQMDGGILVVSAADGPMPQTREHILLSRQVGVPYLVVFMNKCDMVDDEELLELVEMEVRDLLSEYDFPGDDVPVIKGSALKALEGDPEWEEKIFELMEAVDSYIPTPERDTEKPFMMPVEDVFSITGRGTVATGRVERGQVKVGDTIDIIGLSEEPKSTTVTGVEMFRKLLDYAEAGDNIGALLRGVAREDIQRGQVLAKPGTITPHTKFKAEVYVLSKEEGGRHTPFFTNYRPQFYFRTTDVTGICNLPEGVEMVMPGDNIEMTVELIAPIAIEEGTKFSIREGGRTVGAGVVATITE, encoded by the coding sequence ATGGGTAAGGAAAAATTTGATCGTTCCAAGCAACATGCGAATATCGGTACAATCGGTCACGTTGACCATGGTAAAACAACTCTAACAGCTGCAATCACAACTACACTTCACAAGAAGTATGGTCGTGGAACTGCAATGGCATATGACCAAATTGACGGTGCTCCAGAAGAAAGAGAGCGTGGAATCACAATCTCTACAGCACACGTTGAGTATGAAACTGATACTCGTCACTATGCACACGTTGACTGCCCAGGACATGCTGACTATGTTAAAAACATGATCACTGGTGCTGCACAAATGGATGGTGGGATCCTAGTAGTATCTGCTGCTGACGGCCCAATGCCACAAACTCGTGAGCACATCCTTCTTTCTCGTCAAGTAGGTGTACCTTACCTAGTTGTATTCATGAACAAATGTGACATGGTAGACGACGAAGAGCTACTTGAATTAGTAGAAATGGAAGTACGTGACCTTCTTTCTGAGTACGATTTCCCTGGTGATGACGTACCAGTAATCAAAGGTTCTGCTCTTAAAGCTCTTGAGGGAGATCCTGAGTGGGAAGAGAAAATCTTCGAACTTATGGAAGCTGTAGATAGCTACATCCCAACTCCAGAGCGTGACACTGAAAAACCATTCATGATGCCTGTTGAGGACGTATTCTCAATCACAGGTCGTGGTACAGTTGCTACTGGTCGTGTTGAGCGTGGACAAGTTAAAGTTGGAGACACTATCGACATCATCGGTCTTTCTGAAGAACCAAAATCTACTACTGTAACAGGTGTAGAAATGTTCCGTAAGCTTCTTGACTATGCTGAAGCTGGAGACAACATCGGTGCACTACTTCGTGGTGTAGCTCGTGAAGATATCCAACGTGGACAAGTACTTGCTAAGCCAGGTACAATCACTCCACACACAAAGTTCAAAGCAGAAGTTTATGTTCTTTCTAAAGAAGAGGGTGGACGTCACACTCCATTCTTCACTAACTACCGCCCACAGTTCTACTTCCGTACAACTGACGTAACTGGTATCTGTAACCTTCCTGAAGGTGTAGAAATGGTTATGCCTGGCGATAACATCGAAATGACTGTTGAGCTTATCGCTCCAATCGCTATCGAAGAAGGTACTAAGTTCTCTATCCGTGAGGGTGGACGTACTGTAGGTGCTGGAGTAGTAGCTACAATCACTGAGTAA
- the rpsJ gene encoding 30S ribosomal protein S10, translating into MAKQKIRIRLKAYDHRILDQSAEKIVETAKRSGAAVSGPIPLPTEKSVYTILRAVHKYKDSREQFEMRTHKRLIDIVNPTPQTVDALMRLDLPSGVDIEIKL; encoded by the coding sequence ATGGCAAAACAAAAGATTCGTATCCGTTTAAAGGCTTATGATCACAGAATTCTTGATCAATCAGCTGAGAAAATTGTTGAAACAGCAAAACGTTCTGGTGCGGCGGTTTCTGGACCGATCCCACTACCAACAGAAAAGTCTGTTTACACAATCTTACGTGCTGTGCACAAATACAAAGATTCTCGTGAGCAATTCGAAATGCGTACTCATAAACGCTTAATCGACATTGTAAACCCAACACCTCAAACAGTTGATGCGCTTATGCGTTTAGACTTACCATCAGGTGTAGATATCGAAATCAAACTTTAA
- the rplC gene encoding 50S ribosomal protein L3: MTKGILGRKIGMTQVFAENGDLIPVTVIEAAQNVVLQKKSIDVDGYEAIQVGFEDKREKLSNKPERGHVAKAETAPKRFIREIRGVNVEEYEVGQEVKVDIFAAGEIVDVTGVSKGKGFQGAIKRHNQSRGPMSHGSRYHRRPGSMGPVDPNRVFKGKLLPGRMGGEQITIQNLEIVKVDAERNLILVKGNVPGPKKQLIKVKSAIKAN, from the coding sequence ATGACCAAAGGAATCTTAGGAAGAAAGATCGGTATGACTCAAGTTTTCGCTGAAAACGGTGATCTTATCCCTGTAACTGTTATCGAAGCTGCTCAAAACGTGGTACTTCAAAAGAAATCTATCGATGTTGATGGCTACGAAGCTATCCAAGTAGGTTTTGAAGACAAACGTGAAAAGCTTTCTAACAAACCAGAGAGAGGCCACGTTGCTAAAGCTGAAACTGCTCCTAAGCGCTTCATCCGTGAAATCCGCGGTGTAAACGTAGAAGAGTACGAAGTTGGTCAAGAAGTCAAAGTTGATATTTTCGCAGCAGGCGAAATCGTAGATGTAACAGGAGTATCAAAAGGTAAAGGATTCCAAGGTGCTATCAAGCGTCATAACCAATCTCGCGGACCTATGTCCCATGGTTCTCGTTACCACCGTCGTCCTGGTTCAATGGGTCCTGTTGATCCAAACCGTGTATTCAAGGGTAAATTACTACCTGGACGTATGGGCGGAGAGCAAATTACAATTCAGAACCTTGAAATTGTAAAAGTTGATGCTGAACGTAACCTTATCTTAGTTAAAGGTAATGTACCTGGACCTAAGAAACAACTAATCAAAGTAAAGTCAGCTATTAAAGCAAACTAA
- the rplD gene encoding 50S ribosomal protein L4, with the protein MPKVALFNQSGSKVGDIELNDTVFGIEPNKHVMFEAVLMQRASLRQGNHKVKNRSEVRGGGRKPWRQKGTGRARQGSIRSPQWRGGGTVFGPVPRSYSYKLPKKVRRLAIKSALSSKVVEENILVLEALSFDAPKTKEFANVLKGLSVNSKTLVITDGLDENVALSARNIPGVTVVPADGISVLDVLGHDKLVMTKSAVEKVEEVLA; encoded by the coding sequence ATGCCGAAAGTAGCATTATTTAACCAAAGCGGTTCTAAAGTTGGTGATATCGAACTTAATGACACTGTTTTTGGTATTGAACCAAACAAACATGTAATGTTTGAAGCAGTATTGATGCAAAGAGCTTCTTTACGTCAAGGTAATCACAAAGTAAAAAATCGTTCTGAAGTACGTGGCGGTGGGCGTAAGCCTTGGCGTCAAAAAGGAACAGGTCGTGCTCGTCAAGGGTCAATCCGTTCTCCACAATGGCGCGGTGGTGGTACTGTATTTGGACCAGTTCCACGCAGCTACAGCTACAAACTTCCTAAGAAGGTTCGTCGCTTAGCGATTAAATCTGCTCTTTCTTCTAAAGTAGTAGAAGAAAACATTTTAGTATTAGAAGCATTATCATTCGATGCTCCTAAAACAAAAGAATTTGCTAACGTTCTTAAAGGTCTTTCAGTTAACTCTAAAACATTAGTAATCACTGATGGTCTTGACGAAAACGTAGCACTTTCAGCTCGTAACATCCCTGGTGTAACTGTTGTTCCTGCTGATGGAATTAGCGTTCTGGACGTATTAGGACATGACAAACTAGTGATGACTAAATCAGCTGTTGAAAAAGTAGAGGAGGTGCTTGCATAA
- the rplW gene encoding 50S ribosomal protein L23, producing the protein MDVREIIKRPVITEASTDLMSEKKYTFEVDTRANKTQVKDAVQEIFDVKVEKVNIMNYKGKFKRMGKHAGYTNKRRKAIVKLTADSKEIEFFEV; encoded by the coding sequence ATGGATGTACGTGAAATCATTAAGCGCCCCGTAATTACTGAGGCTTCAACTGATCTTATGTCTGAGAAAAAATATACTTTCGAAGTTGATACTAGAGCGAACAAAACTCAAGTAAAAGACGCTGTTCAAGAAATCTTTGACGTGAAAGTAGAAAAAGTTAACATCATGAACTACAAAGGTAAGTTCAAACGCATGGGTAAACACGCTGGTTACACTAACAAGCGTCGTAAAGCAATCGTTAAACTTACTGCAGATAGTAAAGAAATCGAATTCTTTGAAGTATAA
- the rplB gene encoding 50S ribosomal protein L2 produces the protein MAIKKYKPTSNGRRGMTSSDFAEITTDSPEKSLLAPLHKKGGRNNQGKLTVRHQGGGHKRQYRIIDFKREKDGIPGRVATIEYDPNRSANIALINYADGEKRYILAPKTIEVGMEVMSGPEADIKVGNALPLINIPVGTIVHNIELKPGKGGQLVRSAGTSAQVLGKEGKYVLVRLNSGETRMILSACRATVGQVGNEQHELINIGKAGRSRWLGKRPTVRGSVMNPNDHPHGGGEGRAPIGRKSPMSPWGKPTLGYKTRKKNNKSDKFIVRRRKK, from the coding sequence ATGGCGATTAAAAAGTATAAACCTACCTCTAATGGTCGTCGCGGCATGACTAGTTCTGATTTCGCTGAAATCACTACGGATTCTCCGGAAAAGTCACTTTTAGCACCCCTACACAAAAAGGGTGGCCGTAACAACCAAGGTAAGTTAACAGTTCGTCATCAAGGTGGCGGTCACAAGCGCCAATACCGTATCATCGACTTCAAACGTGAAAAAGATGGTATACCTGGACGCGTTGCTACGATCGAATACGATCCAAACCGCTCAGCAAACATTGCACTAATTAACTACGCTGATGGGGAAAAACGTTACATTCTTGCACCGAAAACAATCGAAGTAGGTATGGAAGTAATGTCTGGTCCTGAAGCAGATATTAAAGTGGGTAACGCATTACCACTTATCAACATCCCTGTTGGTACAATCGTACACAATATCGAACTTAAACCAGGTAAGGGTGGCCAGTTAGTACGTTCTGCTGGAACATCTGCTCAAGTACTTGGTAAAGAAGGTAAATATGTACTTGTACGTCTTAACTCTGGTGAAACTCGTATGATCCTTTCTGCTTGTCGTGCTACTGTAGGTCAAGTTGGAAATGAACAACACGAATTAATCAACATTGGTAAAGCCGGACGTTCTCGTTGGTTAGGTAAACGCCCAACAGTTCGTGGTTCTGTAATGAACCCTAACGATCACCCACACGGTGGTGGTGAAGGACGCGCTCCAATCGGACGTAAATCACCAATGTCTCCATGGGGTAAACCTACTCTTGGATACAAGACACGTAAGAAAAACAACAAATCTGATAAATTTATTGTGCGTCGTCGCAAAAAATAA
- the rpsS gene encoding 30S ribosomal protein S19 produces MGRSLKKGPFVDDHLMNKIEKLNETEGKQVVKTWSRRSTIFPAFIGHTIAVYDGRKHVPVYVTEDMVGHKLGEFAPSRTYKGHASDDKKTRR; encoded by the coding sequence ATGGGTCGTAGCTTAAAAAAAGGACCTTTTGTTGATGATCATTTAATGAATAAGATCGAGAAATTGAACGAAACTGAAGGCAAACAAGTTGTTAAAACTTGGTCTCGTCGCTCAACGATCTTCCCAGCATTCATCGGTCACACTATCGCAGTTTACGATGGTCGTAAACATGTACCTGTATACGTCACTGAAGACATGGTAGGACACAAGCTTGGTGAATTCGCACCATCTCGTACTTACAAAGGTCATGCAAGTGATGATAAGAAAACAAGACGCTAA
- the rplV gene encoding 50S ribosomal protein L22, whose translation MQAKAVARTVRIAPRKVRLVVDLIRGKQVGEAVAILKHTPKAASPVIEKVLKSAIANAEHNFDMDINSLVVTEAYVNEGPTLKRFRPRAMGRASQINKRTSHITLVVSEKKEG comes from the coding sequence ATGCAAGCAAAAGCTGTTGCAAGAACAGTACGTATTGCTCCTCGTAAAGTACGTTTAGTCGTTGATCTAATCCGAGGTAAGCAAGTTGGAGAAGCGGTTGCTATCTTAAAGCACACACCTAAAGCTGCTTCACCAGTAATCGAAAAAGTACTTAAGTCTGCTATTGCGAACGCAGAGCACAACTTTGATATGGATATTAATAGCCTAGTGGTAACTGAGGCTTATGTAAATGAAGGACCAACACTTAAACGTTTCCGTCCTCGTGCGATGGGACGTGCAAGTCAAATTAACAAACGTACAAGTCACATTACACTTGTCGTATCAGAAAAGAAGGAGGGATAA
- the rpsC gene encoding 30S ribosomal protein S3 translates to MGQKVHPVGLRVGIIRDWESKWYADKDYANLLHEDIKVREYIAKRLVDASVSKVEIERAANRINITVHTAKPGMVIGKGGTEVEALRKALNELTSKRVHINIVEIKRADVDAKLVAENIARQLENRVSFRRAQKQSIQRAMRAGAKGIKTQVSGRLGGADIARAEHYSEGTVPLHTLRADIDYAHAEADTTYGKLGVKVWIYRGEVLPTRKKSEEGGK, encoded by the coding sequence GTGGGTCAAAAAGTACATCCGGTCGGACTTCGTGTCGGTATAATCCGTGATTGGGAATCTAAATGGTACGCAGATAAAGATTACGCTAATCTATTACACGAAGACATTAAAGTACGTGAATATATTGCAAAACGTTTAGTAGACGCTTCCGTTTCTAAAGTAGAAATCGAGCGCGCTGCAAATCGTATTAACATTACTGTTCATACAGCTAAGCCTGGTATGGTTATCGGTAAAGGTGGTACAGAAGTTGAAGCACTTCGTAAAGCTTTAAACGAGTTAACTTCAAAGCGTGTACACATCAACATCGTTGAAATTAAAAGAGCAGACGTTGATGCTAAATTAGTAGCTGAAAACATCGCTCGTCAATTAGAAAACCGTGTTTCTTTCCGTCGTGCTCAAAAGCAATCGATCCAACGCGCTATGCGTGCTGGTGCAAAAGGAATCAAAACACAAGTATCTGGTCGTTTAGGCGGAGCAGATATCGCTCGTGCAGAACATTACAGTGAAGGTACTGTTCCACTTCATACTCTACGCGCTGACATTGACTATGCTCATGCAGAAGCTGACACAACTTATGGTAAGCTTGGCGTTAAAGTATGGATCTACCGTGGAGAAGTTCTTCCTACAAGAAAGAAATCTGAGGAAGGAGGCAAATAA
- the rplP gene encoding 50S ribosomal protein L16, which translates to MLLPKRVKHRREHRGKMRGRAKGGQEVAFGEYGLQAVEASWITNRQIEAARIAMTRYMKRGGKVWIKIFPHKPYTAKPLEVRMGSGKGAPEGWVAVVKPGKIMFEIAGVSEEVAREALRLASHKLPIKTKFVKREEIGGESNEN; encoded by the coding sequence ATGTTATTACCTAAACGCGTTAAACATCGTCGCGAACACCGCGGAAAAATGCGTGGACGTGCTAAAGGCGGTCAAGAGGTAGCGTTCGGTGAATACGGTTTACAAGCAGTGGAAGCTTCTTGGATCACAAACCGTCAAATCGAAGCAGCTCGTATCGCTATGACTCGTTACATGAAACGTGGCGGTAAAGTATGGATTAAAATCTTCCCTCATAAACCTTACACTGCAAAACCTTTAGAAGTACGTATGGGTTCAGGTAAAGGTGCTCCAGAAGGTTGGGTAGCAGTAGTTAAGCCTGGAAAAATCATGTTTGAAATCGCTGGTGTATCTGAAGAGGTAGCTCGTGAAGCACTTCGTTTAGCATCACACAAACTTCCAATCAAAACGAAGTTTGTAAAACGTGAGGAAATTGGTGGTGAATCAAATGAAAACTAA
- the rpmC gene encoding 50S ribosomal protein L29, protein MKTNEIRDLTTAEIEQKVKTLKEELFNLRFQLATGQLENTARIREVRKGIARMKTVIREREIGVNNR, encoded by the coding sequence ATGAAAACTAATGAAATTCGTGACCTAACCACTGCTGAAATTGAACAAAAAGTAAAAACTCTGAAAGAAGAGTTATTTAACCTTCGCTTCCAACTTGCGACTGGGCAATTAGAAAACACAGCTCGCATCCGTGAAGTCCGCAAAGGGATCGCTCGTATGAAAACTGTAATCCGTGAAAGAGAGATCGGGGTTAACAATCGATAA
- the rpsQ gene encoding 30S ribosomal protein S17 has product MSDRNQRKVYTGRVVSDKMDKTVTVMVETYKKHSLYGKRVKYSKKFKTHDENNEAKVGDIVRIMETRPLSATKRFRLVEVVEKAVII; this is encoded by the coding sequence ATGAGTGACCGCAACCAACGTAAGGTATACACTGGCCGTGTTGTTTCCGACAAAATGGATAAAACAGTAACGGTTATGGTAGAAACTTATAAAAAGCATTCTCTATACGGCAAGCGCGTTAAGTACTCTAAGAAGTTTAAAACTCATGATGAGAACAACGAAGCAAAAGTAGGCGATATCGTACGTATCATGGAGACTCGTCCACTATCTGCTACAAAACGTTTCCGTTTAGTAGAAGTTGTTGAAAAAGCAGTTATTATCTAA
- the rplN gene encoding 50S ribosomal protein L14 — protein sequence MIQQESRLKVADNSGAREVLTIKVLGGSGRKTANIGDVIVCTVKQATPGGVVKKGDVVKAVVVRTKSGVRRQDGTYIKFDENACVIIRDDKGPRGTRIFGPVARELRDSNFMKIVSLAPEVL from the coding sequence ATGATTCAACAAGAATCACGTTTAAAAGTTGCTGACAACTCTGGTGCTCGTGAAGTATTAACTATCAAAGTACTTGGTGGTTCTGGACGCAAAACAGCTAACATCGGTGATGTTATCGTGTGTACAGTAAAACAAGCAACACCAGGTGGCGTTGTTAAAAAAGGTGACGTAGTAAAAGCGGTTGTTGTACGTACTAAATCTGGTGTACGTCGTCAAGACGGTACTTACATTAAGTTCGACGAGAACGCTTGTGTAATTATCCGTGACGATAAGGGACCACGTGGAACTCGTATCTTCGGACCTGTTGCTCGTGAACTACGTGACAGCAACTTTATGAAAATTGTATCTTTAGCTCCAGAAGTTCTTTAA
- the rplX gene encoding 50S ribosomal protein L24, protein MHVKKGDKVMVITGKDKGKTGVVLASFPKKDRVLVEGINVVKKHAKPSQMNPQGGIISQEASIHVSNVMLLDPKSNEPTRVGYKTEDSKKVRVAKKSGEVLDK, encoded by the coding sequence ATGCATGTAAAAAAAGGCGATAAAGTAATGGTCATTACTGGGAAAGATAAAGGCAAAACAGGTGTTGTTCTTGCTTCATTCCCTAAGAAAGACCGAGTGCTAGTTGAAGGAATCAACGTTGTAAAAAAACACGCTAAGCCTTCACAGATGAACCCGCAAGGCGGTATCATCAGCCAAGAAGCATCTATCCATGTATCAAATGTTATGCTTCTAGATCCGAAATCTAACGAGCCAACTCGTGTAGGTTATAAGACAGAAGACAGCAAGAAAGTACGTGTAGCAAAAAAATCAGGTGAAGTTCTAGATAAATAG
- the rplE gene encoding 50S ribosomal protein L5 — MNRLKEKFQQEISPALVSKFNYKSVMEVPKVEKIVVNMGIGDAVQNSKALDVAVDELTQITGQKPVVTKAKKSIAGFRLREGMPIGAKVTLRGERMYQFLDKLISVSLPRVRDFRGVSKKAFDGRGNYTLGVKEQLIFPEIDYDKVSKVRGMDIVIVTTANTDEEARELLTQIGMPFQK, encoded by the coding sequence ATGAACCGCCTAAAAGAAAAATTTCAACAAGAAATCAGTCCAGCTCTAGTGAGCAAATTCAATTACAAATCAGTAATGGAAGTACCTAAAGTTGAAAAGATCGTTGTCAACATGGGTATCGGTGATGCTGTTCAAAACTCAAAAGCTCTTGATGTAGCTGTTGATGAATTAACTCAAATCACTGGTCAAAAGCCAGTTGTAACTAAAGCTAAAAAATCTATCGCAGGCTTCCGTCTACGTGAAGGTATGCCAATCGGTGCAAAAGTTACTCTACGCGGAGAGCGTATGTACCAATTCTTAGATAAATTAATTTCTGTTTCACTTCCACGTGTACGTGACTTCCGTGGTGTTTCTAAAAAAGCATTCGACGGTCGCGGTAACTACACATTAGGAGTTAAAGAGCAATTGATTTTCCCTGAGATTGACTATGATAAAGTGTCTAAAGTACGTGGTATGGATATCGTAATCGTAACAACTGCGAACACAGACGAAGAAGCTCGTGAATTATTGACACAAATCGGAATGCCATTCCAAAAGTAA
- a CDS encoding type Z 30S ribosomal protein S14 → MAKKSMIAKQKRAPKHNVQAYTRCERCGRPHSVIRKFKLCRICFRELAYKGQIPGVKKASW, encoded by the coding sequence GTGGCTAAAAAATCTATGATTGCGAAACAAAAACGCGCGCCAAAGCATAATGTTCAAGCGTACACACGTTGCGAACGTTGCGGACGTCCTCATTCAGTAATCCGTAAATTCAAGCTTTGCCGTATTTGTTTCCGTGAACTTGCATACAAGGGTCAGATTCCTGGCGTTAAGAAAGCTAGTTGGTAA
- the rpsH gene encoding 30S ribosomal protein S8, which produces MTMTDPIADLLTRIRNANMVRHERLEVPASNIKKEIAEILKREGFVRDVEYVEDNKQGVIRIFLKYGANNERVITGLKRISKPGLRVYAKSTEVPKVLNGLGIALVSTSSGVLTDKEARAQQVGGEVLAYVW; this is translated from the coding sequence ATGACAATGACAGATCCAATTGCAGATTTGCTAACTCGCATCCGTAATGCGAACATGGTTCGTCACGAAAGATTAGAAGTTCCTGCTTCTAACATCAAGAAAGAAATTGCAGAAATCCTTAAACGTGAAGGTTTCGTACGTGACGTAGAATATGTAGAAGATAACAAGCAAGGTGTTATCCGCATTTTCTTAAAATATGGAGCAAACAACGAACGCGTAATTACTGGATTAAAGCGTATCTCTAAACCTGGTTTACGTGTATATGCAAAATCAACTGAAGTACCTAAAGTATTAAACGGATTAGGTATCGCACTTGTTTCAACTTCTTCAGGTGTTTTAACTGATAAAGAAGCTCGTGCTCAACAAGTAGGCGGAGAAGTACTAGCTTACGTTTGGTAA